TAATTTTTTACCTAACAAATGAAATCACTCCAATAAAACTAAAAATTTTTAGGAGGTTGTCTAATGAGTGAATTGAAAACATTTAATCATCCAATGTTTGGTGATTTACCAGTAATCATTGTTGATGAAAAAGAATACTTCGGTGCTACTGATGTAGCTAGAGCTTTGGAATACAAACAACCAGAACATGCGGAGAAAAATCATTGTGATAATGATGGGTGTACAAGTTATACAGTCATCTGTGTTTTTAACTATCAATGTGACTGTTCGTAATGATGGAACAGAAATGATTAACACTGATTCAAGTTTCTTTAAATTAATTTCTAGTAATGGAGCTGAATATTCTTCTTCAACAGTAATCGTAGCTGATGATAAATACTTTACATATGAAGGAATCAATCCTGGGCTTGCTTTAACTGGTAATGTAGTGTTTGAAGTTCCACCAGGATTAGTGGGCCTCAATTTACAAGTACAGACCGGATTCTGGGGTACTGAAACAGGAATAATAAATCTAAATTAAGCGTTTATAAAAGTCACTTATTGAGTAGCGGGTTCTGGATTCGAGTACAAAACTTTAACAAACACTATAAAAGGGGTATCAAATCGAAATGATTTAGATGCCTCTTTTTTATTGATATAAATCGGTTTTTTAACAATTTTCATGCGAATTGGTATATCCAATCGCATTAATAAAGCTACATTATAGAAAGTTCTATAACGATGCGAATACAAAATCTTTTTTCGCTCGAATTAGTTAACGTCAGGATATAAATGGCAAGGAACTATATTAAACTAACGGGGCAGTTTAGTTGAATAAAAATTTATAGTAAAATATTACATAATAGAAGGTTGGAGGTATTTTATGGAATCACTCATTTATGCTTTGTTTGGATTTTTAGTTTGTATGTGTATTGGTTCGATACTTAATATACTGCTTAAGACGACTCAACAACGAGATTGACTTATCACATACTTGTAAAGTAATGAACAAACCAAATAATTTTTAAATAGAAATATTTAAAAATTGATGAAGAAACATCCGAGTGAAACAGCAATAAAAATTATGGCAAATATTAAACTATTCCACAGGCCTAGCATAATAAAAGGAGAAGTACTTTTATCTCCGTCTTTCTTGAGACCTGTGAATGTTCGCCAGGTTATTATTAGCTGCCAAATACCTATTAATAAAAAAATGAATCCAAATAAATATCTCATATAATCACCTCCTTTATATAAAAATACCACGCTCGGAAAGCGTTATCAATAAAATTGGAATATAATGAAAAAATGGTTTGTATTGTAAATTGTGAATTAAGTTTAGGTTTAGCAATAATAGTAGTACCACTATTAAATTTATCCACTGCAACTTTTTTTGGATGAAGACTAACAGATGTTTACTAAGCTAAACAGGTGGCTTTAGTTAAATTTTGAAAACTTTATTGCACAGGCTGTGACGGAGGGTATTATTAATGCTTCACACTTGAAGGATTTACAAAGTGGAACCATGACAACTGATCGTTTGATTGGTTTGTATATTACGATTCAGCAACGTAGAGCAACAAAATAAACGGAAAAAGTCCAGAATCATTTAATCTGAGTCTGGGCTTTTATATATTGGCTGTTTTCTGATTGTTGTTATTCGAATAACGGAGCAGGTAATGGAAGGTGGTAGCGGTGAAAAGCAACAATCCAGCATTTGTTATGATTGATGGACGAATTTAATCCCTTCAATAGAACATCCTATGATAAAAAGGTGGGATGATTAATGGCAATTAGGGTTTTATTATTAATACTATTTATTAGTTTTAATTTTTCAATAGGTGTTTCTGCTGACGGCCCACTTAAAGCTGCTTTCATACGAGACCACCAGCTTTGGATAAAAGAGGGTGATAAGGAACTACAGCTTACGACAGGTCAGTATGTATCCTCTCCAAAGTGGTCAAAAGACGGTCAATTTATTGCCTATTTAGCAGGTAAGGAAGAGGATGGAAAAACGAATTTATATATTTATGATGTGAAGAAAAAGGAAAGTTATAAGCCGTATCCTATAATTGAAGCAAATGAAATCAAATGGTCGCCAACATCCAATCAACTAGCTTACAATTCGGGAGGTATCCTAAACGTTACAAAAACTGAAAATGGGCGACCACAAGGTTTTGAAAATGTATCTCTAGGTGTTAGTGATTTTGAATGGTTCCCCGATGGAAAAGCGTTTATCGTTTCATCTCAATCTAATTTACTTCCTACTGGATGGGAACCTGTTCGTCTTTTTAAAGTGCCCTTAGATGCCAATCTCGATACGAATAAAATAAAGCCCTTTTACACCATTCAAACAAATACAACGGACTTATTCGCTATTGATGCTGACTATTTAACGTTTAGTCCTGATGGGAGCTGGATTAGCTTTCTATTAACACCCACAGCGTCTTGGTCCAATGATAGCAATACATTATCAGTACTTTCATCAGTAGGTGATCAATTTCAAGTGATAGGAAAAATGCTTGGGTATGAAAATTGGATAAAGTGGGCTCCATCAAAAAATCAACTAGCCTACATATCGGGTGAAGGAAGATTTTTTGTTGAAAACAAAGATACAACCGTTACCGAGATCCCTACAGCGAATAAACAAAAGGACTATACACCTAAAGGATATGTAGACCTAGATTTGGAATGGCTTTCTCTAGATGAAATAATTGTTGCTCGGGCAAAAGAAAACAAAGCATGGAAATTGGGACCAGTTCCAACTATGTATACAGCGCTATATGTAATTAATCTTGAATCAGGAGAACAAAGGCAGATTACATTTCCAAAGAACAATAAAATAGATAATACTCCTCAAGTAGTTGGTTCAAGGATTACTTGGTATCGAACAGCTAAAAAAGAAAACCAAGGAGATGTATGGATTAAAGATAGAATAGATGGTCTAGAATATCGTTGGTTAAAAAACGTAGACACTGCACCAACTTTTTTCTATAGTAAGTAACTGAAACATCCGCAGATTCTACACTTCTTTATTCTAGTAAAAGAGAGCATTAATTGAATATTCGGTCCAAAAGGCAGATTTAATCTACAAAACGTGTAGAAAAAATTCTGTCTTTTTGTTCTGATATTTCTTGAAACGAAAAACTCTCGTCCCAATTTTTAGGTGTAAAACAACCCCCAACCAACCCCACCTCGTTACACAAAAAAAGTCACGAAAGTCACGAAAAAGTCACATTTCCCCCGAAAACATGTGAATTTGGGCAAAATCAAGTTTTTGTACATTCGTGAAAAACCTTGCTATAATGGGCTTTGTGATTACATATGAAAGAGGGTAAAAGCATGAACGCTTACGACGAATGTATGCGTTCATTTTTTGTGCAATCATTGATATATCAACGTTTTTAGGTAATAAATAGGAGAGTTTTTTTAAAAAAGTCACAAAATCTAAACATTTATTCTTGTTTTCTCTCGGAAGGATTTATTTCTAGAGAATATGGTATTTGAAACATCATTCAATGAATTAGTTAATACTTAATCAAAGTTTTTGCTTTTTCCCTTTAATATACACGAGAAATAATATAGATGTGTATATTGTAACTTTCTCAGAAAGTTATTTTCAATAATGTAAATTATTTTTATAATAGTAATTAAATATCGAATAGAAATGGAAGGGGTTAGATATGTTAAGGCTGCATAGAGTAACTTTTAATATGATAGAAGAGTTATCAGTATTACAGCAACAAAATAATATACCAAATAATTTATTCGAAGTTGAAATTGTCGAAAAATTTTATAGTGAATTATTAAAAGATCTTTCATTTAGTAAGGCATTTAGTCTGACGTTAGTTGAAGATTTTATTAGGAATTACCTATTACATATTCAGAATGATTTTTCTACACATGACGTATCTGAATTCCTTTCAAATTTGAAGGAGCATCTAAACTTAAACTTACAAGATTTTTGGATTATTGGAGAACTAAATGGTAGTTACGTTGAAACCGATATGATTACCAGCAATATTAAAATCATTTCTGGACCTAATATAAAACAAAAGTTAAAAGAATTCTTTTCAGACAGCGAGATTGAACATTTATCGAAGAAATTTAAAAACAGGTTGTTTGAGTATCCACTAATAGCAATTAAAATACGTGCGCAATCTGAATTTATTAATGATTTCGGCTCTACATGCTTGATGTATGCAAACGCATTACTTTATATATTTGCTGCTAAAGAAAAATTACCAAGTAAGGATTTTAAAATAGAGAGTATGTTTAATAAAACATACTATAAAGAAGCATCTAAATGTAGAATATCTAGTATACTTTGTAAAGGTGAGCGAGATTTATTTACCGTAAGAGCAAATTTTGATACCCGATGTGAGTTTAATTTGAATTTCTTGCAATCTTCTGAAAAGCTTCAGCAGTTCGAAGAGCTATATTATTATATTGTGAATCAATTTTTCCAAAAAAATGCTGTTCGTTCAAAAGTAATAACAGCATTAAAATTATATAGGCAAGCAGTTTTATTAGAAGAAGAAAATAATAATTTAACTGGAATTAGCACTTCGATTGTATTGCTAAATGCTGCAAGTGAATGTTTATTATTAAAAAAAGAAAATAATAAGAAAAAGAGTTTAATTAATTTATATACGGAGCTATTAAAAAACCACAATATTCAAGAAAATATAAATCAAACTGTGGGTAAGTTTTATAATAAACGATCTGCATTTGTACATGAAGGGAAAATGACTTTTAAAGATTATAAGGAAAATTTTTCAGATGGTGAAAATACGACTCTTTTGAACTCATATAAGTATATATTATCGTTATTAATATTTGAAATCGTTAATTTATCCAAAACTTATAGCTCATTAAGAAGCTGGTATAATTATTTAAATCAAATAAATGAAAACTCTCTTGATTCAGGTAATAACAGTCATAGTGAACCCTCTAACTTAATGTAATGAAAAACGTAACTTTAAAAATAATTAAGTAAATTAAAAAATACCGGACTAATATTAGGGAGTAGCAATCACTTACCTCATTAAGTCAGAAAACTTAGCATGCATTTTCTCAGATGCATTAGCACGCATCCCAGAAGTAACATGCAAATAAATCTTAGTAGTTGTATCAGAATTCTTATGACCCACTCGATTCATAATAAAATTCAAATCAACACCAGCCTCTGCCAATAGACTAATATGTGTATGGCGGAGGATGTAGGTGCGGAATTGTTTGTTGATGTCGGTTATGGCGCCGATGCGTCGGACGGTTTGATTGAGCATTTTGACGGTAGGGGGGATGCCCTCCTTGTCACCGAATACAAAGTCGGACTTAGTCCACTCGCGATACTCGCGCCATTGGTAAAGCTGTTTTAATTTCTCCACTACAATATCATCAATATCGACGGAGCGAACGCTGCCAGCTGTTTTTGGGGGTGTGAGCTCGAAGTCGCCTCGTAAACTTTTCTTTGCATACACTGTTTTGTTGATGTGTATTACCTTCTTCTCCAAATCCACATCCTCATATTTTAACGCAACAGCTTCGCCTGGTCGCATTCCTGTAAAAGCGATTGTGTAGATCAGCGTGCGATATATGATATTACGATGTTTGTCCACGTAACTTAAAAATTCCTTCAGTTCATTGGTTTCTAAATAAAGCTTCGCTGTGTCCTCACTGCTTGCTTCCTCTAACGTCATTTTCTTCTTCGGCACAAAAGTAGCCTCAACAGGGTTCATTTCAA
The genomic region above belongs to Lysinibacillus sp. FSL W8-0992 and contains:
- a CDS encoding tyrosine-type recombinase/integrase; translated protein: MHFVQINKTTWRCTGEGPRNPATGKRRQITRRGKSKTEARERVEKAIAELNKAYYFDAKITFEEFSQDWLKLYRMKGNKETTNEHRTYCISLLNRFLAKKKMTAITSIELQGLLNHLFANGTAYNTLRGTHNTAKMLFAYAKESDLIEMNPVEATFVPKKKMTLEEASSEDTAKLYLETNELKEFLSYVDKHRNIIYRTLIYTIAFTGMRPGEAVALKYEDVDLEKKVIHINKTVYAKKSLRGDFELTPPKTAGSVRSVDIDDIVVEKLKQLYQWREYREWTKSDFVFGDKEGIPPTVKMLNQTVRRIGAITDINKQFRTYILRHTHISLLAEAGVDLNFIMNRVGHKNSDTTTKIYLHVTSGMRANASEKMHAKFSDLMR
- a CDS encoding Bro-N domain-containing protein, producing MSELKTFNHPMFGDLPVIIVDEKEYFGATDVARALEYKQPEHAEKNHCDNDGCTSYTVICVFNYQCDCS
- a CDS encoding translocation protein TolB, with the protein product MAIRVLLLILFISFNFSIGVSADGPLKAAFIRDHQLWIKEGDKELQLTTGQYVSSPKWSKDGQFIAYLAGKEEDGKTNLYIYDVKKKESYKPYPIIEANEIKWSPTSNQLAYNSGGILNVTKTENGRPQGFENVSLGVSDFEWFPDGKAFIVSSQSNLLPTGWEPVRLFKVPLDANLDTNKIKPFYTIQTNTTDLFAIDADYLTFSPDGSWISFLLTPTASWSNDSNTLSVLSSVGDQFQVIGKMLGYENWIKWAPSKNQLAYISGEGRFFVENKDTTVTEIPTANKQKDYTPKGYVDLDLEWLSLDEIIVARAKENKAWKLGPVPTMYTALYVINLESGEQRQITFPKNNKIDNTPQVVGSRITWYRTAKKENQGDVWIKDRIDGLEYRWLKNVDTAPTFFYSK
- a CDS encoding DUF4352 domain-containing protein produces the protein MINTDSSFFKLISSNGAEYSSSTVIVADDKYFTYEGINPGLALTGNVVFEVPPGLVGLNLQVQTGFWGTETGIINLN